From a single Drosophila sulfurigaster albostrigata strain 15112-1811.04 chromosome 3, ASM2355843v2, whole genome shotgun sequence genomic region:
- the LOC133843973 gene encoding uncharacterized protein LOC133843973, whose translation MMLKVLLLTLTVWLSLLCAGSMAKPHLLATTPVGYATPGGAWLTSATAPVATLGAAYYPAYAAYTYTPLYYGSYATYPYYTYLRR comes from the exons ATGATGCTCAAAGTGCTACTG CTCACACTCACAGTCTGGCTGAGTCTGCTTTGTGCTGGAAGCATGGCGAAACCTCATCTGTTGGCCACAACGCCTGTGGGCTATGCAACACCCGGTGGCGCTTGGCTAACATCTGCAACAGCGCCAGTTGCAACACTGGGAGCTGCATATTATCCGGCCTAtgcggcgtatacgtatacgccgTTGTATTATGGCTCATACGCCACGTATCCCTATTACACGTATCTAAGACGCTGA
- the LOC133843708 gene encoding vitelline membrane protein Vm26Ab-like yields the protein MKFFAVCFFAVVAVAAAKPGILAAAPLAYTAPAAAVVGSAAYVAPYASSYSAHQVAHSAAFPAAYTAPIAAPVAAAYTAPVAAAYSAPVAAAYTAPVAAAYTSPLAYSAPIARYAAAAPLAYSAPLAAPIAAPVLLKK from the exons ATGAAATTC TTCGCCGTCTGCTTCTTcgctgttgtggctgtggctgctgccaaGCCTGGCATCCTGGCCGCTGCTCCTTTGGCCTACACCgcaccagctgctgctgtcgtcggTAGCGCTGCTTATGTGGCACCTTATGCCTCCAGCTACTCGGCTCACCAGGTCGCCCACAGCGCCGCCTTCCCTGCTGCCTACACCGCACCCATTGCCGCTCCCGTTGCTGCCGCCTACACTGCTCCAGTTGCCGCTGCCTACTCCGCACCCGTTGCCGCCGCTTACACCGCTCCAGTTGCCGCTGCTTACACCTCTCCCCTGGCCTACAGCGCACCCATTGCCCgctatgctgctgctgctcctctggCCTACAGCGCGCCCCTGGCTGCACCCATCGCTGCTCCCGTGCTGCTGAAGAAGTAA
- the LOC133843709 gene encoding larval cuticle protein F1-like → MFKFFAVCFFAVVAVAAAKPGILAAAPLAYTAPAAAVVGSAAYVAPYASSYSAHQVAHSAAFPAAYTAPIAAPLAAAYTAPVAAAYSAPLAAAYSAPLAAAYTRYAAAAPLAYSAPFAAPYVARPFAAAAPLLLKK, encoded by the exons atgttcaaattc TTCGCCGTCTGCTTCTTcgctgttgtggctgtggctgctgccaaGCCTGGCATCCTGGCCGCTGCTCCTTTGGCCTACACCgcaccagctgctgctgtcgtcggTAGCGCTGCTTATGTGGCACCTTATGCCTCCAGCTACTCGGCTCACCAGGTCGCCCACAGCGCCGCCTTCCCCGCTGCCTACACCGCACCCATTGCCGCTCCCCTTGCTGCCGCCTACACTGCTCCAGTTGCCGCTGCCTACTCCGCTCCTCTGGCCGCTGCTTACTCCGCTCCCTTGGCTGCTGCCTACACTCgctatgctgctgctgctcctttgGCCTACAGCGCACCCTTCGCCGCTCCCTATGTGGCTCGTCCCTTCGCCGCCGCCGCTCCTCTGCTGCTGAAGAAGTAA
- the LOC133843245 gene encoding eukaryotic translation initiation factor 4E1, with translation MGYDNYGGTEIAEQQGQDIYAGGVNGNSDLGHNEQISATATAAASAAALAAAAAATSASADFQPSLNRLLSSIDYDLCFKHPLEHTWTLWHWQNDRAKAWSEMLSDVTSFNTVEDFFSVYYFIKPPSDLKIFNDYMVFKHGIRPMWEDDSNKEGGRWVMFLERDSKELVDKLWHDLLLCTIGECFEYSEQICGAVINVRNKGSKISLWTKDARNEQAIQAIGQKMKQLLQLNEVELQYQIHRDAMVQAGPNVNAIYKM, from the exons ATGGGCTACGATAATTACGGTGGCACCGAAATTGCCGAACAGCAGGGTCAAGACATCTACGCCGGCGGCGTCAATGGCAATAGCGACTTGGGGCACAATGAACAAATTtctgccactgccaccgcTGCTGCCAGTGCTGccgctttggctgctgctgccgccgctacTTCTGCCAGTGCAGACTTTCAGCCGTCTCTGAATCGTCTGCTTAGTTCGATTGACTATGATTTGTGCTTCAAGCATCCACTGGAGCACACCTGGACCTTGTGGCACTGGCAGAACGATCGTGCCAAGGCCTGGTCCGAAATGCTTAGCGATGTTACTAGTTTTAACACTGTCGAAGACTTCTTCAG TGTCTATTACTTCATAAAGCCGCCATCTGATCTAAAGATATTCAATGATTATATGGTCTTCAAGCACGGAATTCG TCCCATGTGGGAGGACGACAGCAACAAGGAAGGTGGACGCTGGGTAATGTTTCTGGAGAGGGACTCAAAAGAGCTGGTCGACAAGTTGTGGCACGACTTG CTCTTGTGCACCATTGGCGAGTGTTTCGAGTATTCGGAACAGATCTGTGGCGCTGTCATCAATGTGCGCAATAAGGGCAGCAAAATTT CTCTATGGACCAAGGACGCTCGCAATGAACAGGCGATTCAGGCAATTGGCCAGAAAATgaagcaactgctgcagctgaaTGAAGTAGAGTTGCAATATCAGATCCATAGGGATGCCATGGTGCAGGCCGGACCCAATGTAAATGCCAtctataaaatgtaa
- the LOC133841591 gene encoding uncharacterized protein LOC133841591, with translation MSIFDFVKTIELMACSFHGIPDPHYRFVTDAKIIVKEVIRQLDCNHSPFANHMKPMENTVSSVRQIDIDMPLAFETFLPICLPFALSSSFNKDERSVQLKKAGFEHPFFFGNVVNAKTMNFLLQSDLELAVKEVSTVVGKWGSVYDLKYSALSCNNIPFAHQIVAEERGNNGMMIHFDFILALEFDGAVMPLPAYYKVPLTYKWMAFGLVSVGDHYDGSNWAVLLPRWQSDTVSIRLRCHGMLQLLYRMLYTQRCYCFAVPLLVKFSFFMTTSDWGDGYKTMSVAELLITTLGNFCELIVAYKVGDAVSNMRSSKSLREQQVCCKGIFAMLTKSFQLNAIRVGFIEKLFQFDLSALTETNAAGNMQLSQAGVNEQELELELEEDKQREEQTSVCRERRITI, from the exons ATGTCAATTTTTGACTTTGTTAAAACCATCGAATTAATGGCCTGTAGTTTCCACGGCATTCCAGATCCACATTATCGCTTTGTAACCGATGCAAAAATAATAGTCAAGGAGGTTATTAGACAATTGGACTGCAATCATTCCCCATTTGCGAACCATATGAAACCGATGGAAAATACAG TTTCCTCTGTCAGGCAAATTGACATAGATATGCCGCTGGCGTTTGAAACATTTCTGCCCATTTGCCTGCCGTTCGCGTTAAGCTCCAGTTTCAATAAGGACGAACGCAGTGTGCAGCTGAAGAAAGCTGGCTTTGAGCATCCCTTCTTCTTTGGGAATGTGGTCAATGCCAAGACCATGAATTTTCTGCTGCAATCTGATCTGGAGCTGGCTGTGAAAGAGGTCTCCACGGTAGTAGGCAAATGGGGCTCCGTTTATGACCTGAAGTACTCGGCGCTTAGCTGCAATAACATACCCTTTGCCCATCAGATTGTTGCCGAGGAGAGGGGCAACAATGGCATGATGATACACTTTGACTTTATACTGGCCTTGGAATTCGATGGTGCCGTCATGCCACTGCCCGCCTACTACAAGGTGCCCCTAACCTACAAGTGGATGGCCTTTGGTTTGGTGTCAGTTGGTGACCACTATGATGGTTCCAATTGGGCTGTGCTCCTGCCCCGTTGGCAGTCAGACACGGTCTCGATACGGCTGCGTTGCCACGGtatgctgcagttgctctaCCGCATGCTATACACGCAGCGTTGCTATTGCTTTGCTGTGCCGCTGCTCGTCAAGTTCAGCTTCTTTATGACGACCTCTGATTGGGGTGATGGCTACAAAACAATGAGCGTGGCTGAGTTGTTGATCACT ACGCTGGGCAACTTTTGTGAACTCATAGTAGCCTACAAGGTTGGAGATGCCGTGTCGAACATGAGAAGCAGCAAGTCACTCCGCGAGCAGCAGGTATGCTGCAAGGGCATCTTTGCCATGCTGACCAAGAGCTTCCAGCTGAATGCGATAAGAGTTGGATTTATAGAGAAACTCTTTCAATTCGATTTGTCGGCATTAACTGAAACAAATGCTGCTGGCAACATGCAGCTTTCCCAAGCGGGGGTCAATGAGCaagagctggagctggagctggaagAGGATAAGCAGCGAGAAGAGCAAACATCAGTCTGCCGTGAGCGACGAATTACCATTTAG